Proteins encoded in a region of the Armatimonadota bacterium genome:
- a CDS encoding twitching motility protein PilT → MEQTTQFDIEPTIGQQPGATSAATVVRPRSLEDAHIDDLLRIVVEKGASDLHLCAGVPPVIRVDGRLIPTNYEKATPQDTQRLMYDILTDEQIQRFESTLELDFSYSLGKMARFRVNVYRDRGAVAAAFRLIPTRIPTIRELNLPPVLEELTRLPRGLIIVTGPTGSGKSTTQAAMINQINMERSVHIVTIEDPIEYLHTHRFSIINQRELGQDTKSFHNALRAVLREDPDVILVGEMRDPETIALAITAAETGHLVLATLHTNSAATTIDRIVDVFPPGQQEQIRIQLSNSIQAVICQQLLPRAGQPGRVPAVEVMIATPAIRNLIRENKAHQITSVIQTSANVGMQTMDQSLRDLYMKGWITLEEALSRAMNPEELKKMITPTAVTEGTVVARGR, encoded by the coding sequence GTGGAACAGACGACGCAGTTCGATATCGAACCAACCATTGGACAACAGCCGGGTGCTACCTCTGCGGCAACGGTGGTGCGCCCGCGCAGCCTGGAGGATGCTCACATCGACGACCTGCTGCGCATCGTTGTCGAGAAGGGAGCATCGGACCTGCACCTGTGCGCAGGCGTCCCACCCGTCATCCGCGTGGACGGCAGGTTGATACCTACCAACTATGAAAAGGCGACGCCGCAGGATACCCAGCGGCTGATGTATGATATCCTGACCGACGAACAAATCCAGCGGTTCGAGAGCACCCTCGAGCTGGACTTCTCGTATTCACTGGGCAAGATGGCGCGCTTCCGCGTGAATGTATATCGCGATAGGGGTGCAGTGGCAGCGGCGTTCCGTCTCATCCCCACCCGCATCCCCACTATCCGCGAGCTCAACCTGCCGCCGGTGCTGGAGGAGCTCACCCGCCTGCCTCGTGGGTTGATTATTGTTACCGGACCTACCGGCTCGGGAAAATCCACCACGCAGGCGGCGATGATTAACCAGATTAATATGGAGCGGAGTGTGCACATCGTCACTATCGAAGACCCGATCGAATACCTGCACACACACCGCTTCAGCATCATCAACCAGCGCGAGCTGGGACAGGATACCAAATCGTTCCACAACGCGCTGCGGGCGGTTCTGCGCGAAGACCCCGATGTGATTCTCGTCGGCGAGATGCGCGACCCGGAGACCATCGCCCTCGCCATCACCGCAGCCGAGACCGGACACCTAGTGCTGGCAACATTGCACACCAACAGTGCTGCTACCACGATTGACCGTATCGTAGACGTGTTCCCGCCCGGACAACAGGAGCAAATCCGCATCCAGTTGTCCAATAGCATCCAGGCAGTTATCTGTCAGCAGCTGCTTCCGCGCGCGGGACAGCCGGGGCGCGTGCCGGCGGTAGAGGTGATGATTGCCACCCCGGCGATTCGCAACCTGATTCGCGAAAACAAGGCGCACCAGATTACCTCGGTCATCCAGACCAGCGCGAACGTGGGGATGCAGACCATGGACCAGTCCTTGCGCGACCTGTACATGAAGGGCTGGATTACGCTGGAGGAGGCGCTGTCGCGGGCGATGAACCCCGAAGAGCTGAAGAAGATGATTACGCCTACAGCCGTGACCGAGGGCACAGTGGTTGCGCGTGGGCGATAG